A segment of the Pristiophorus japonicus isolate sPriJap1 chromosome 1, sPriJap1.hap1, whole genome shotgun sequence genome:
tctggtacctcactgttagtgtatctgatacctcactgttagtgtatctggtacctcgctgttagtatatctggtacctcgctgttcgtgtatctggtacctcactgttagtgtatctggtacctcactgtgtgtggatctggtacctcactgttattgtatctggtacctcactgttagtgtatctggtacctcactgttagtctatctggtacctcactgttagtgtatctggtacctcactgagaGTGGATCTGGTAccatgctgttagtgtatctggttcctcactgtcagtgtatctggtagctcactgttagtgtatctagcagctcactgttcgtgtcccgggtacctcgctgttagtgtatctggtacctcgctgttagtgcacctggttcatcgctgttagtgtatctggtacctcactgttagtgtatcgggtacctcactgtcagtgtatctggtagctcactgttagtgtatctagcagctcactgttagtgtcccgggtacctcgctgtcagtgtatctggtccctcgctgttagtgtatctggtacatcgcttttaatgtatctggtacctagctgttagtgtatctggtacctcactgctggtgtatctggtacctgactgttagtgtatctggtacctgtctgttagtgtatctggtacctcactgttagtgtacctggtacctcactgttagtgtatctggtacctcactgttagtgtatctggtacctcactgttaatgtatctggtacctcgctgttagtgtatctggtagctcactgttagtgtatcgggtacctcactgtcagtgtatctggtagctcactgttagtgtatctagcagctcactgttagtgtcccgggtacctcgctgtcagtgtatctggtccctcgctgttagtgtatctggtacatcgctgttaatgtatctggtacctaactgttagtgtatctggtacctcactgctggtgtatctggtacctgactgttagtgtatctggtacctctctgttagtgtatctggtacctcactgttagtgtacctggtacctcactgttagtgtatctggtacctcactgttagtgtatctggtacctcactgttagtgaacctggtacctcgctgttagtgtatctggtacaccgctgttagtgtatctggtacctagctgttagtgtatctggtacctcgctgttagtgtatctggtacctcactgttagtgtatctggtacctcactgttagtgtatcttctaCCTCGCtagtagtgtatctggtccctcgcagttggtgtatctggtacctcactgttagtgtatctggtacctcactgttcgtgtatctggtccctcgctgatggtgtatctgctacctcactgttagtgtatctggtacctcgcttttagtgtatctggtacctcactgttagtgtatctggtacctcgctgttcgtgtatctggtacctcgctgttagtgtccctggtacctcactgctagtgtatctggtacctcactgttcgtgtatctgctacctcattgctggtgtatctggtacctcactgttattgtatctggtatctcgctgttcgtgtatctggtacctcgctgttagtgtatctggtacctcactgttagtgtatctggtagctcgctgttagtgtatctggtacctcactgttagtgtatctggtacctcactgttagtgtatctggtacctcactgttaatgtatctggtacctcgcttttattgtctctggtacctcactgttagtgtatctggtacctcactgttagtgtatctggtacctcgctgttcgtgaatctggtacatcgctgttagtgtatctggtacctcactgttagtgtatctggtacctcactgttagtgtatcttctaCCTCGCtagtagtgtatctggtccctcgctgttggtgtatctggttactcattgttagtgtatctggtacctcgctgttcgtgtatctggtacctcgctgttagtgtatctggtacctcactgttagtgtatctggtacctcactgttagtgtatcttctaCCTCGCtagtagtgtatctggtccctcgctgttggtgtatctggtacctcactgttagtgtatctggtacctcactgttagtgtatctggtacctcactgttcgtgtatctggtacctcgctgttagtgtatctggtacctcactgttagtgtatctggtacctcactgttcgtgtatctggtccctcgctgatggtgtatctgctacctcactgttagtgtatctggtacctcgctgttagtgtatctggtacctcactgttagtgtatctggtacctcactgttagtgtatctggtacctcgctgttcgtgtatctggtacctcgctgttagtgtccctggtacctcactgctggtgtatctggtacctcactgttcgtgtatctgctaTCTcattgttagtctatctggtacctcactgttagtgtatctggtacctcgctgttcgtgtatctggtacctcgctgttagtgtatctggtacctcactgttagtgtatctggtacctcgctgttcgtgtatctggtacctcacttttagtgtatctggtacctcactgttcgtgtatctggtacctcactgttagtgtatcttgtacctcgctgttagtgtatctggtacctcgctgttagtgtatctggtacctcactgttagtgtatctggtacctcactgttagtatatctgctaCCTCGCTAGtcgtgtatctggtccctcgctgttggtgtatctgctacctcactgtttgtgtatctggtacctcactgttcctgtatctggtacctcactgttagtgtatctggtacctcactgttagtgtatctggtacctcactgttagtgtatctggtacctcactattagtgtatctggtacctcactgttagtgtatctggtacctcactgttagtgtatctggtacctcgctgttagtgtatctggtacctcactgtaagtttatctggtacctcgctgttagtgtatctggtacctcgctgttactgtatctggtacctcgctgttagtgtatctggtacctcactgttagcgtatctggtacgtcactgttagtgtatctggtacctcgctgttagtgtatctggtacctcgctgtcagtgtatctggtacctcgctgttagtgtatctggtacctcactgtaagtgtatctggtacctctatgTTAGTGTCtcaggtacctcgctgttcgtgtccctggtacctcactgttagtgtatctggtacctcactgatagtgtatctggtacctctatgttagtgtatctggtacctcgatgttagtgtatctggtacctcactgttagtgtatctggtacctcactgttagtgtatctggtacctcactgttagtgtatctggtacctcgcttttattgtctctggtacctcactgttagtgtatctggtacctcactgttagtgtatctggtacctcactgttagtgtatctggtacctcgctgttagtgtatctggtacctcgctgttagtgtatgtggtacctcgctgttagtatatctggtacctcgctgttagtgtatctggtacctcactactgTCCATCACCGTGCTGTCAGATATTGATTATGTAAATGATATTGTGCCATCAAGATTCAAATGTTCTATATTGAACTCAAGCAAAGATATTGGAAGAGACACTTTATTTCCTGAATTTCAGAATCCTCACTACACTGCACATTTGGACCAGATCAGAAGCAGGTTTTCTGCGTTTCGGGAACTTGTCACCAAATGACGACAGGTGATTGACCggaagcggtcactgtgtttctctctcctctgatgctgcctgacctgttgattatCTCTCGgaatttctatttttatttcagacgttcatcatccacagtattttgctgttgtgttCACCGAATGCTCGGCATATTTACTTACACAGTGCGAAGAACAATTCCTGACAGATCATACACACCTTCTTAAATCACTGAtatatctcctattttctatgtttctcctattttctatatttctataaaggGCATCCAGGGGTATGAGGGAAAAGCggggtatggtgttgagatagaggatcagccttgatcatattgaatggcggtgcagactcgtagggccgaatggcctactcctggtcctattttctatgtttctatgtttcgaatcattcagttccagccagtgcctcattttccacattctccagttctgcattactgccactgcttctgatggttggaACAGATTTATCAGGGTCATTTTCATTCTCAATAAATGCTCATTTAGCCAGATTTCCAGACATTTATTTGCAATCTTTGTTTTGAGTTTACAATTGACTCTCATGTATGTCTGCCACAGCTCAGTGGGTCTCAGTGAGAATCGGAGTAATTCTCTATTGTACCCTGTTTTCATTCAGCATAAAGAATGTCAGCTGATTGTAACTGAAGTATTAATGAGAAAACAATCCTTTGATATTTTTCCATCTCATATACTATGCACAAGTTGGAAAGCAACATGTGAAAGAAAACAAAAAATTACTCATATCCATTTGTGTTCAGATACGTTACAGAAGCATTGGGCAGCACTTTACCTGTGGAATAAGTCGTCCGATTTCGATGCTAAAACAAAGCATTTAGTTGGACATTCCCTGGTCAATAATAACTAATTATTTTATTCAGAGTCCATTCTTTGCCATGTTATTCGGAAATTCTTACTTTCAATGACGACAATTTCAACAAAAAGGTGTTAAGCTCATTGTTCAATATACTTCCTGCAGCCCAGTTATCtttctaactgctgtacatttgtatTTAATAACCTAACATCGTCATATTTGCTTCAAACATTTTAAGTAGAACCACCTGTAATTATTGCATGGCAAAATTGCAGTCGATGTTTATTCCTGTTACACTCACTTTCAGTTCTAATTAGAATCCAGATCCTCAGCAGGAGCAAGAATACAATGagggcctccctccctctccccccatcaccgctcCCTCCCACCAACACAGTGGCACAGAAGCGAATCACACCGCTCTCGGTgctgactgatcccgggacacgaagGCTTCCTGAGAGGTTCTTGACCCATGTGTGTCCCTGTTACCTTGGGCAGTGTTGTTGCCTGCTGAGCTAAAGGTAGATCTATCATTTAATGtctcattgatcaaacatctgttcctttcatgttgtctttatccccatttcatttattgattccttaTTATTTTTGCAATAAACCCTGCATTCATTTCCTCTGGTACTAGAATTAGATTATATTATTTCATGTCACTAATGATTTGCAGATTGCAGACCGAATCTCATCAATCTTCTGCTCTTGCTCCCAGCCTGATGTTTAATTTAACTGGTTATTTCCtttcctcacagtgaacttagtgacgatagtgatcctgtcccggggaaagtgcggactctccaaatgtgtcactcgttacctggtggccatggcaacagcggatctactggtcgtgatcctggatctgatactgaggcacattccgattcgttatgaggaacagtttattttcgtgcagtccatccccctgtgtaatatccacgccgtcctgctctatgcagccacagactgttctgtctggttcaccgtcactttcaccttcgatcgatttgtggccatttgttgccagaagttgaaaactaaatatagcaccgagagaacggcggctgtggttctgggaacagtgactgtgctgagctgtttaaagaaCATACCCTGGTATTTTATGTTCACAAGTTTGTATGTGCTTGGTAACAACCCCTGGTTTTGTGATCTGTATTACACTAATTATGCATCACTGGGCTGGACAGTATTCGAACTACTTCATTATATTCtaaccccgtgtgtcccatttattctgatcctgctgctcaatgctctcactgtcagacacattttaatggccagcagagctcgcaggagactccggggtcacagcagtggggagagtcccagagaccccgagatggagagtcgcaggaaatccatgattttattgtttgttatctcggggaatttcatcctgttatgggcaaTGTATATGGTGGTTCTTGTGTCAAACCGGATTTTATATATTGGACATTTTGTCGAATTATCTGTCTTTGTAACTGAACTAGGATTCATGCTGCAGCAGCTGAGTTGCTGTACAAACACTGGTATTTACgccgtgacacagactaagttccgggagcagtggaagaatgtgctgaaatatccctttgttgtaattgtaaaatgcattaaacgataagaagcagcagagactttacagcctcagaactcaatgccaccagataatggggggggaaatcccggttggggcttccttcggacaaatgcctccgaccggaggatattttacgtaaaccttcgattcccatccgagaccttcattccatgtgtagcgttagggaaatggccttccccatacgtacagtaaagctggagtcacatgggcctgaagcaccaatcacgctgcagtattctcagtgatcataatggcaactcgctttttcagagttcccattattatcaatgtgaataaacacctcaatattgaaaagcaacagaataaattaaaaaacacatcacacatttaaaattaattgaaattaaagtcaattaaatgttttgttaaaaaaatgttttagaatttttttaacatgtttcaataaggtttaaaatcaatgatccttggtggaaagggtttttactgtaaaaatatgtatttaagtttatttttgatatgttttagaactcttaaaccaggtaaaagcaggtcgatacattactattaccagtgtaagagtttgaaggacattctctgggcatgatttgggcaaatgACCCAATATCACCCACACAAATGGTTTTCTCCCCGGGATATGGAGAATCCATatggagaaatctttgacagatcggaaaagccggttaccGGGGCATGCACACTTGGGCCTGACCTGGTGAAGCCGGAATTTAAGGCCCATTGTGTCCGAGTCACTCTCCCTCATGGTGAATattatcacactctctcacacattgtctacacagggctccctgggCGGGGAGTGACGATCTGTCAGGATCCTCTGCAAGGTCAGCAGTGACCTGCAAAAGGATGGCACCCGCTAAAGTACCACCTAAAGTAGCTGGTCTCCCACCTGCACTAAGGTGGCGACATCCGTTGCCTAGATAATGGGGTGGTGTTCCTCAGGACCACTCCCTGCCTCACATATGGATGTCCTCACTCGCGCTCGGCACAGCATATACAGCTCTGGTACCCAGCACAAAGCTGGCGGCAGGATCTATTCCCATTGGCTGGTTGATGTcactgaccttccccttcccagaagtgaggccAGGTGAGTTACAGCGAGAGTCGAGGGCAGCAGCAGATAGAGGTTTGTTCACCAAAGCAGTGAGTGAGTGGCTAGGGGGAGCCACTCGGCCCGGCCCTGCACCAATCCCCACAACCCAGCATGGTAAGGAGGAGGTCCAACACCAGGTAGGATGGCAGCTCCTGTCGGCCAGGCTTTACATcagtgcctgaatctgactgcaagagacctacgtttgtcttcactaatcgttttctcttcatatatctatggaAGCGTTTGCAGTAAATAGCAGCACGATTactccattgagcccctcgagtctgctctgccatgcaAGATCGTGGCAGGTGGAGACTTGTAATAAATGCACCGAAAGaatcctgggcgattttaacctacatattgattggacaaagcaaattggccagcgtagccccgaggaagagttcatagcgtgtatcctggatggtttccttgaacagcatattgcagaaccaaccagcgagcagggtatcttagatctggtacagtgaaatgaatgaccataacatggttgaatttgaaTTCTGTTGGGCGGTGAGTAAGTTAGTTccgaaaccagtgtcctaagcttaaattattgagaaaacaaaggtatgagggcagagttggcgaaagtggactgggaaaatagattaaagtacgggacggttgatgatcagtggcagacatttaaggagatattttttaACTCGCAACTAAACTATATCGCAATGAGatggaaagactgcaagagaagggacaaccatccgtgcctaactgaggaaataagggatggcatcacattgaaaacaagggcctgcaatgggccaagatcagtgggagacgagaggatttggaaacttttaaaagccagcaaagaacaaatacaaaattgacaaagagagggaagatagagtatgaaagtaaacaagcacaaaatataaaaacatagttagagtttctacaggtacataacaaggaaaagagtggctaaagtaaatgttcctcccctggaggatgagactggggaatggtagAGACAttcaacaaatatattgtatccgtcttcacggtagaagccactgaaacatcccaatagtggataagcaaggggctatagggaggttggaacttcatacaatcactatcgctaatgaagtagtactcagtaaaataatgggactaaaggcgtacaagtcccctgtgtcatgaatttaaccatcttgtaatgatatagtcatgtaactgtaactcacgcacactgtacctgtactgtagaaatgcacaccctgaccacagggggtcaacttgcgggagacactcctcacctgggtttccaggtataaaagggcaggtcccacccacggtcagtactccttggtcctggcaataaaggtgaaggtcacgtagtgaccgtgtctgatatatccatgcctcgtgtgagtttgtagtatggtgcagggacaccacatttggcggtgagaaacgggaatcaccgaaccacgaggatggccaccggtgacacagaggaacgttactgtgtgggtgaggactgggacgactttgtggaaagactccagcagagctttgtcacaaaggactggctggaagagacagcggctggcaagcggaggccgcatcgactgaccagctgtggaccactgACGTATGTGCTGATGGaagatctgctcgcaccccaaaagccagcggacaagtccttcgaacagctcagccagctgatcagtgagcatctcaagccggcaagtagtgtacacatggcccggcaccggttctactctcaccggcatcgggaggaacaaaacgtctcggacttcgtggcggaactgcggtgcttggccagtttctgtaagttctctgatgcctgcagggtggagatgttaagggactttttcatcgagggcattaatcatgccggcattttcaggaagctcatagagaccatggacttgactttagaaggggcggcattgaaagctcagacctttatggcaggggaagaggagaccaagctaatttacgcctgcaaccctggtccaaacgtggcgatggaccagggagttaacatggtgaaaactgctcgggaccccgcagcaggcaagggcatttcgaaaccacccaggcagcaacaggctctagggtgggcctgcaacaaggacaatggagaggggatcggcaattcaagtcatctcgaggaacaatgcatcccgcgatgggaccattaacacccaccatcagagtgcttagaaacagccaaatgggcaatcagagaggaatgcctggtaatagtccctttgttaaccgcaatctcaatctcagctcatgctggaggtgcggggggtagacacactgcaagaagctgcaggttccagcaatatacctgtaggatttgtaatgtcagtggacacttggccaggatgtgcaaaaaggcagtagcaaggctaatctgcgagacagaggaaccagacgagggttcCGCAATGCAGAATGAtgtctggggaacaaccatggatgctgaagttcagcgggttcacgtggctgacgtccacagctcatacactacaaTGCCACACATGATGatgcaagtcttactgaatggcatcccggtgcgcatggagctggatacgggagtgagccagtcactcatgagtgcccaacaatttaagagactatggccacacagagctagcaggcccaaactggaacacattgagacgcagctacggacgtacaccaaggaGATAAtcacagtgctgggcagtgcaaacttggtgcaacgcataatggatcacagaaccggctgccactctggatcgttccgggaaatggccccgcgcttttggggaggagttggctagctgagatgaaatggaaatggggggatgtgcacgtcatttcatccgtggagtgaagttcatgctcacaggtcctgcaaaaattcgggtcactgtttcaacccagtgttggaacgttcaagggcaccaaagtagtgatacgcatcactccggacgccagaccagtgcaccacaaagccaaagcggtgccgtatgtgatgcgtgagaaaattgaaagtgaactagaCAGGCTGCTTagtgagggcataatttcggccgttgatttcagcgactgggcaagtcccatcgttcctgtgtttaaagcagatggctcggtcagcatTTGTGGCGactgcaaagccaccatcaaccgagtgtcgctgcaagaccaatacccgctcctgagagcggaggacctttttgccacgctggcaggtggtaagctgttcacgaagctggacctcacttcggccgacatgacccaggaactgactgaagaacccaagcttctgaccatcatcacgacacacaagggattatttatctacaacaggtgtccatttggcattcgttcggcagcagctatctttcagagaaacatggaaagtttgctcaagtccatccctggaacgatcgtggcttaagcagtggtgcagaagggagggattcaaattcctggggcattgggaccggttctgggggaggtgggaccagtacaaaccggacggtcagggatagtattaaggccaaggaagtggcatacaaattggccagaaatagcagcgaacctggggactgggagaaatttagaactcagcagaggaggacaaagggtttgattagggcagggaaaatggagtacgagaagaagcctgcatggaacattaaggcggattgcaaaagtttcgaaaggtatgtaaagagaaaaaggttggtgaagacaaacgtaggtaccctgcagtcagaatcaggggaagtcataacggggaacaaagaaatggcagaccaattgaacaagtaatttggttcggtattcactaaggaggatacaaacaaccttccggatataaaaggggtcagagggtctagtaaggagggggaactgagggaaatctttattactcgggaaattgtgttggggaaattgatgggattgaaggccgataaatccccagggcctgatggactgcatcctagagtacttaaggaggtggccttggaaatagcgatgcattgacagtcatttgccaacattccattgactctggatcagttcctatggagtggagggtagccaatgtaaccccactttttaaaaaaggagggagagagaaaacagggaattatagaccggtcagcctgacctcagtagtgggtaaaatgatggaatcaattattaaggatgtcatagcagtgcatctggaaaatggtgacatgataggtccaagtcagcatggatttgtgaaagggaaatcatgcttgacaaatcttctggaattttttgaggatgtttccagtaaagtggacaaaggagaaccagttgatgtggtatatttggactttcagaaggctttcgacaaggtcccacacaagaaattaatgtgcaaagttaaagcacatgggattgggggtagtgtgctgacgtggattgagaactggttgtcagacaggaagcaaagagtaggagtaaacgggtacttttcagaatggcaggcagtgactcgtggagtgccgcaaggttctgtgctggggccccagctgtttacattgtacattaatgatttagacgaggggattaaatgcagtatctccaaatttgcggatgatactaagttgggtggcagtgtgagctgcgaggaggatgctattaggctgcagagtgacttggataggttaggtgagtgggcaaatgcatggcagatgaagtataatgtggataaatgtgaggttatccactttggtggtaaaaacagagagacagactattatctgaatggtgacagattaggaaaagggaaggtgcaacgagacttgggtgtcatggtgcatcagtcattgaaggttagcatgcaggtacagcaggcggttaagaaagcaaatggcatgttggccttcatagcgaggggatttgaatacaggggcagggaggtgttgctacagttgtgcagggctttggtgaggccacacctggagtattgtatacagttttggtctcctaacttgaggaaggacattcttgctattgagggagtgcagcgaaggttcaccagactgattcccgggatggcgggactgacctatcaagaaagattggatcaactgggcttgtattcactggagttcagaagaatgaaaggggacctcatagaaacgtttaaaattctgacgggtttagacaggttagatgcagaaagaatgttcccaatgttggggaagtccagaaccaggggtcacagtctgaggataaggggtaagccatttaggaccgagatgaggagaaacttcttcacccagagagtggtgaacctgtggaattctctaccacagaaagtagttgaggccaattcactaaatatattcaaaagggagttagatgaagtccttactactcgggggatcaagggttatggcgagaaagcaggaagggggtactgaagtttcatgttcagccatgaactcattgaatggcggtgcaggctagaagggctgaatggcctgctcctgcacctattttctatgtttctatgtttctacgacattcccataacgggtcgagacaccga
Coding sequences within it:
- the LOC139261534 gene encoding probable G-protein coupled receptor 139, yielding MTTVNLVTIVILSRGKCGLSKCVTRYLVAMATADLLVVILDLILRHIPIRYEEQFIFVQSIPLCNIHAVLLYAATDCSVWFTVTFTFDRFVAICCQKLKTKYSTERTAAVVLGTVTVLSCLKNIPWYFMFTSLYVLGNNPWFCDLYYTNYASLGWTVFELLHYILTPCVPFILILLLNALTVRHILMASRARRRLRGHSSGESPRDPEMESRRKSMILLFVISGNFILLWAMYMVVLVSNRILYIGHFVELSVFVTELGFMLQQLSCCTNTGIYAVTQTKFREQWKNVLKYPFVLEYCV